One segment of Methanolinea sp. DNA contains the following:
- the larE gene encoding ATP-dependent sacrificial sulfur transferase LarE — translation MDAGEGAGTGSGVKGEGAGLPRGLRRKYRALCEKIRERGAMLVSYSGGVDSAFLAAVATEVLGKNARCVFIESPLVPRHAGETALRLARELSLSLEVVTKSGIPPAIASNPPDRCYLCRREDARILLDRARELGIPTVADGVTVSDLSARRPGIRAADEAGIVHPLAEAGLAKEDVRALARERGYSFWDMPSDSCLATRIPYGEEITEERLRTIEAAEEILRGEGFSPVRVRLHGPLARIEVGEGEIPRLAARAGEVAARLRDLGIPYVTLDLAGFRSGSMDEVLGGEGERKAGRQKRARRGT, via the coding sequence GTGGACGCAGGCGAAGGCGCCGGCACGGGGAGCGGCGTGAAGGGGGAGGGCGCGGGGCTGCCGAGGGGGCTCCGGAGGAAGTACCGCGCCCTCTGCGAGAAGATCCGGGAGAGGGGCGCGATGCTCGTCTCCTACTCGGGGGGAGTGGACAGCGCCTTCCTCGCGGCGGTCGCGACGGAGGTCCTCGGGAAGAACGCGCGGTGCGTCTTCATCGAGAGCCCCCTCGTCCCCCGGCACGCGGGGGAAACCGCCCTCCGCCTCGCCCGGGAGCTCTCCCTTTCGCTCGAGGTCGTCACGAAGAGCGGGATCCCCCCCGCGATCGCGTCCAACCCGCCGGACAGGTGCTACCTCTGCAGGAGGGAGGACGCCCGGATCCTCCTTGACCGGGCGAGGGAGCTCGGGATCCCGACGGTCGCCGACGGCGTCACGGTCTCGGACCTCTCCGCGCGCCGGCCGGGGATCCGGGCCGCGGACGAGGCGGGGATCGTCCACCCGCTCGCCGAGGCGGGGCTCGCGAAGGAGGACGTGAGGGCTCTCGCGCGGGAGAGGGGCTACTCCTTCTGGGACATGCCCTCCGACTCCTGCCTCGCGACGCGCATCCCCTACGGCGAGGAGATCACCGAGGAGAGGCTCCGGACCATCGAGGCGGCCGAGGAGATCCTCCGGGGCGAGGGGTTCTCCCCCGTCCGCGTGAGGCTGCACGGGCCCCTCGCGCGGATAGAGGTGGGGGAGGGGGAGATCCCGCGGCTCGCCGCCCGGGCGGGGGAGGTCGCGGCGAGGCTCCGGGACCTCGGGATCCCGTACGTCACGCTCGACCTTGCGGGCTTCCGGTCGGGGAGCATGGACGAGGTCCTCGGCGGGGAGGGAGAGAGGAAGGCGGGAAGGCAGAAGAGGGCGCGCCGCGGCACGTGA
- a CDS encoding DEAD/DEAH box helicase family protein, which yields MEGLCDYSFVRWKNGFATFEQATNPSGFEPYEHQVEVWKEMDNYFKKSRYGILWVPTGGGKTVIAAKWLLEERIDKGYKVIWFAHMGILLKQAAETFRAVLQKYPALKGKRSIRCALVLSRNVGGTGWREVAKDSCDVVFASPFSSARYMNDIASFVKTAEKGVFVVVDEVQHAYAPTYRKILENLRQMEKVFFLGMSATPYRMAKDESVGLWKLFDAYDQKSGKMKVIARVRQETLIEKNILAKPQFHDRHTEIEPEVPGDEQLLDRFHELSSAALQSLSENEARNRLICEEYLRNYREKKDIDIERYGKTLIFTPTIEGNRRLYEVFTRMLRENGYHNVIRVAYIDSTVPESERARIIEKFRTPWSKNSHDSIDILINVEMCTEGFDAPLTRTVFLARPTSSDSLVRQMIGRAMRGPRAGGNAVCHVVRFVDRLPEGYDLIDPEQVIEEERREEPPFSLVPREVLKVFRTAVQSLAGRVSSLLPFRFSYIPIGWYYLQPDSARSDGNYGEGREDDEAGIDGVYIAVLPHQKRGFSRLFSSIAHNGPEIFRERKYGDLVRNYFYDCPDPLPDEDTLKEFIAAFPSKKKSRAFASEEEIFVQFKDRSAISPWALAREDGCSPPDASRFYEKYPFLKEFYPRDAELLHDIALCGLYRTLDERTPPGIDPGKCEEFVKASIHEERVIPMKEILDDLAKESPDIARLPGAALVSPVEFRWDKEGLPPAPLGFCRFSDGKVELHLADVLQKKAVPRAVREYAISHLLAHAAAPYAHYGPVHSARERQFRPTRTAARQFLSLPVWEDREVVAEDGAWARVCRAYLTLVLRVAMEVETPILDEFL from the coding sequence ATGGAGGGGCTGTGTGATTACTCGTTTGTCCGGTGGAAGAATGGCTTTGCGACGTTTGAACAGGCGACGAACCCCTCCGGTTTCGAGCCGTACGAGCACCAGGTGGAAGTCTGGAAGGAGATGGACAATTACTTCAAAAAGTCAAGGTACGGGATTCTCTGGGTGCCGACCGGAGGGGGCAAGACGGTCATCGCCGCGAAGTGGCTCCTCGAGGAGAGAATCGACAAGGGCTACAAGGTGATATGGTTCGCGCACATGGGCATCCTCCTCAAACAGGCGGCAGAGACCTTCCGCGCCGTCCTCCAGAAGTACCCTGCCCTGAAGGGGAAGAGATCGATCCGGTGTGCCCTCGTCCTCTCGCGTAATGTTGGGGGGACCGGGTGGAGGGAGGTCGCGAAGGACTCCTGCGACGTCGTGTTCGCCTCACCGTTCTCCTCGGCGCGGTACATGAACGACATCGCATCCTTCGTGAAGACGGCGGAGAAGGGCGTGTTCGTGGTCGTGGACGAGGTCCAGCACGCGTACGCGCCCACGTACAGGAAGATCCTCGAGAACCTCAGGCAGATGGAGAAGGTGTTCTTCCTCGGGATGAGCGCGACGCCCTACCGGATGGCAAAGGACGAGTCGGTCGGCCTGTGGAAGTTGTTCGACGCGTACGACCAGAAGTCGGGGAAGATGAAGGTGATCGCGCGCGTGCGGCAGGAGACCCTCATCGAGAAGAATATCCTCGCTAAACCGCAATTCCACGACCGCCACACGGAGATCGAGCCCGAGGTCCCCGGGGATGAGCAGCTCCTCGACAGGTTCCACGAGCTCTCGAGCGCGGCACTCCAGTCCCTCTCCGAGAACGAGGCGAGGAACAGGCTGATCTGCGAGGAGTACCTCAGGAACTACAGGGAGAAGAAGGATATCGATATCGAGAGGTACGGGAAGACGCTCATCTTCACGCCCACGATCGAGGGGAACAGGAGACTCTACGAGGTGTTCACCCGGATGCTCCGGGAGAACGGCTACCACAATGTCATCCGCGTCGCTTACATCGACAGCACCGTCCCGGAGAGCGAGAGAGCGCGCATCATCGAGAAATTCCGCACCCCGTGGTCTAAGAACTCCCACGACTCCATTGACATCCTCATCAACGTGGAGATGTGCACCGAGGGGTTCGATGCCCCCCTCACGAGGACGGTCTTCCTCGCACGCCCGACGAGCTCGGACTCCCTCGTCCGCCAGATGATAGGGAGGGCAATGCGGGGACCCCGGGCCGGGGGTAACGCGGTCTGCCACGTCGTCCGGTTCGTGGACCGTCTCCCCGAGGGATACGACCTGATAGACCCCGAGCAGGTGATAGAGGAGGAGAGGAGGGAGGAACCGCCATTCAGCCTCGTCCCGCGCGAGGTCCTCAAAGTGTTCCGGACGGCAGTACAATCCCTCGCAGGGAGGGTCTCGTCCCTCCTCCCGTTCAGGTTCAGCTACATCCCGATAGGCTGGTACTACCTGCAGCCCGATTCCGCTCGTTCTGACGGGAACTACGGGGAGGGCAGAGAGGACGACGAGGCAGGCATCGACGGTGTCTACATCGCCGTCCTCCCCCACCAAAAGAGGGGATTCTCGAGACTCTTTTCTTCCATTGCACACAACGGCCCAGAAATCTTTAGGGAGAGAAAGTACGGGGATCTCGTGAGGAACTACTTTTACGATTGCCCCGACCCCCTCCCTGACGAGGACACGCTCAAAGAATTCATCGCCGCTTTCCCCTCCAAGAAGAAATCGAGAGCTTTCGCCAGCGAGGAAGAAATCTTCGTCCAGTTCAAAGACAGGAGTGCCATCTCCCCGTGGGCCCTCGCCAGGGAAGACGGGTGTTCCCCTCCTGACGCATCGCGGTTCTACGAGAAATACCCCTTCTTAAAAGAGTTCTACCCCCGCGACGCGGAACTCCTCCACGACATTGCCCTCTGCGGGCTGTATAGGACGTTGGATGAGCGCACTCCCCCCGGGATCGATCCCGGGAAGTGCGAGGAATTCGTCAAGGCCAGCATCCACGAGGAGAGGGTGATCCCCATGAAGGAGATCCTCGATGACCTCGCGAAGGAATCCCCTGACATTGCGAGACTTCCCGGTGCCGCGTTGGTCTCCCCGGTCGAGTTCCGGTGGGACAAAGAGGGTTTGCCCCCCGCGCCCCTCGGGTTCTGCCGATTCTCAGACGGCAAGGTGGAGCTCCACCTCGCCGACGTGCTCCAGAAAAAGGCAGTCCCCCGGGCGGTAAGGGAGTACGCGATCTCCCACCTCCTCGCCCACGCCGCGGCCCCCTACGCGCACTACGGCCCCGTCCACTCCGCGAGGGAGCGGCAGTTCCGGCCGACGAGGACCGCGGCGAGGCAATTCCTCAGCCTCCCCGTGTGGGAGGACAGGGAGGTCGTCGCGGAGGACGGCGCGTGGGCGAGGGTGTGCCGCGCGTACCTCACCCTCGTGCTCCGCGTTGCCATGGAAGTGGAGACCCCGATTCTCGACGAGTTCCTATGA
- a CDS encoding DEAD/DEAH box helicase — protein MSLDPFTTSSDLSRRYISYMKSTFFIREKKIREQFEDALSKARFVKGPLLEVTPPFTKGASLTSLIAEGVLSREFEVLGLEKLPRTLYAHQERAIRRLVTGKRNAIVATGTGSGKTETFLIPILNALMRERENGTLGPGVRALLLYPMNALVNDQVQRLRELLAGYPHITFGQYTGDTPEEEEQARENYIHEHGSHPLPHELISRERMRRTPPHILLTNYAMLEYLLLRPSDMDLFEGEHAGKWAFIVLDEAHTYTGAKGIEIAMLLRRLKNRVLRDGRRLQCIGTSATLARGASDFPGIVRFARDLFGEPFEPEDIILGERVDPPVPAVTISLRPERILEWAREIESGTEPDIATARRVLEQDGIPPGLLGEWAKSSGGSFRAFLSHVLTHESTIVTLREFLRTNDTPALEDVAAHLFPGDPRQNELTRSLLSLAVRARESGTENPLIPARYHFFVRAIEGSFIAFTPDPIVQIEPVQDVKTPAGTFRAFEMAVCENCGAVYLVGNRSNDVLTHPHPIFYDYAPAEYYLLSPATTLGGEDEDEEALAAARLSTGEEWILCARCGKIKNAKILKDSCPCIQSHAIHLTKVNARERGVHTCLACGKTNSARPIVRRVVTGSDAMGSVLVTELFAHIPLREIRVKKEPRVADPEWGVVTAEGADEPRTARRARKLLVFSDSRQDAAFFAPYLMRTYHQIQKRALLLQILKKYQKSIIANQWSLNDFVLSLVLEIKTLSLCDHDRSNQEIENIAWKWLLDEFFSFEDRISLAQLGLLDFMPVRPPGIGMFRIPLKESPWNLSDDEIWTLLAILLTTLKKKRAFHLPETVRGDRDILGPSGAPAYVRLKTRGTRTQISTWVPQGQKTNQRLDFITRLAARLGVTLPESGAGSARDILEKLWTHVLSPGSPGSHFERFFTDQNLGTEGIAYQLSLSPWVARSPLLDSETVWYRCDTCHKVTPHNLRGVCPTFRCPGALQKINPSEVFGENHYFQLYTGTTPKRFLAREHTAQLARSYATKVQSDFINGEVDVLSCSTTFELGVDVGELESVFLRNMPPRPANYIQRAGRAGRRTDSTAFCLTFCQLKSHDFHYFQDPAQMVRGKVSPPFFDIRNEKIVRRHMLAMALSAFWRAPEYTRFFGTVNEFFFGEGPTGPELFREFLRKKPAALLSAFREVVPEGLAYLLDDADGEWRFAAEMFDPERGPFSLATREIRSDIEALGRARRDLFQKGKKTDHILNIQNMLLGKRVIDYLASRNVLPKYGFPVDVVELAVYSREGANLDLTRDMKIALSEYAPGGEVVADGKLWKSRYVKRLTRFEMDLEQKYYVICQNCSWYKTSFKEEDIPDVCEACETPLNLPRRLIKPAFGFIADWDGSSPVGMKRPERTYSTRVFYTGESEEKVTIPLPLPDGRTRLIATNAENGRFGILNFGKNRAGFKICSLCGYTVPGDKDVPKTHKTPFGEQCRGGVFETFDLGHEYLTDMVKLVFENYDPAVPNAEGIGFWQSLLYGILDGVSDCLDIERNDIDGCIYFERGRRTALVLFDAVPGGAGHVQRIANEGRLIEVLERTLWNLSRCACGGEEGDASCYGCLRNYENQYCHPNLKRAPVIRFLARCLEKTT, from the coding sequence ATGTCACTCGACCCGTTCACAACATCCTCTGACCTTTCCCGCCGGTACATCTCGTACATGAAGAGCACGTTCTTCATCAGGGAGAAAAAAATACGGGAGCAGTTTGAAGATGCCCTTTCTAAGGCAAGATTCGTGAAGGGGCCGCTCCTCGAGGTTACCCCTCCATTTACGAAGGGGGCTTCATTGACATCCCTCATCGCGGAGGGTGTCCTCAGCCGTGAGTTCGAAGTTCTCGGCCTTGAGAAACTCCCCCGCACGCTCTACGCCCACCAGGAGAGGGCGATCCGCCGCCTCGTCACCGGGAAGAGGAACGCCATCGTCGCGACGGGGACAGGGAGCGGAAAGACCGAGACATTCCTCATCCCCATCCTCAATGCGCTCATGAGGGAGAGAGAGAACGGGACCCTTGGCCCCGGAGTCCGGGCCCTCCTCCTCTACCCCATGAATGCCCTCGTCAACGACCAGGTGCAGAGGTTGCGGGAGCTCCTCGCGGGATACCCGCACATCACCTTCGGGCAGTATACCGGGGATACCCCGGAAGAGGAGGAACAAGCGAGGGAGAATTACATTCACGAGCACGGGTCCCACCCCCTCCCTCACGAGCTCATCTCCCGGGAGCGGATGAGGAGGACTCCCCCCCACATCCTCCTCACGAACTACGCGATGCTCGAGTACCTCCTGTTGAGGCCAAGTGACATGGACCTCTTTGAGGGGGAGCACGCGGGGAAGTGGGCATTCATCGTTCTGGATGAGGCCCATACCTACACAGGTGCGAAAGGGATCGAGATCGCGATGCTCCTGCGGAGGCTGAAGAACAGGGTCCTGCGGGACGGGCGGAGGCTCCAGTGTATCGGGACGAGCGCGACGCTCGCCCGTGGGGCATCCGACTTCCCGGGGATCGTCCGGTTTGCCCGTGACCTCTTCGGCGAGCCGTTCGAACCCGAGGACATCATCCTCGGGGAGAGAGTCGATCCCCCTGTCCCGGCGGTGACAATCTCGCTCCGGCCGGAACGGATCCTGGAGTGGGCGAGGGAGATCGAGTCGGGCACGGAACCGGACATTGCCACGGCACGGAGGGTTCTCGAACAGGACGGGATCCCCCCCGGTCTCCTCGGAGAATGGGCAAAGTCGTCGGGGGGTTCGTTCCGCGCCTTCCTCTCCCACGTGCTCACGCACGAGTCGACTATCGTCACGCTCCGGGAATTCCTGCGTACAAATGATACCCCCGCCCTCGAGGACGTCGCGGCGCACCTCTTCCCCGGTGATCCGCGCCAAAACGAACTCACGAGATCCCTCCTCTCCCTCGCGGTCCGTGCGAGGGAGTCGGGCACGGAAAACCCGCTGATCCCAGCACGGTACCACTTCTTCGTGAGGGCGATCGAGGGATCGTTCATCGCGTTCACGCCGGACCCCATCGTCCAGATCGAGCCTGTCCAGGACGTGAAGACACCGGCAGGGACGTTCCGCGCATTCGAGATGGCCGTCTGTGAGAATTGCGGTGCCGTGTATCTCGTCGGGAACAGGAGCAACGATGTCCTCACGCACCCCCACCCGATATTCTATGACTATGCCCCCGCCGAGTACTATCTGCTCTCCCCCGCGACCACGCTCGGAGGGGAGGACGAGGACGAAGAGGCCCTCGCCGCGGCTCGCCTGAGCACCGGCGAAGAGTGGATCCTCTGCGCGAGGTGCGGCAAGATCAAGAACGCGAAGATCCTCAAGGACTCCTGCCCGTGCATCCAGTCGCACGCCATCCATCTCACCAAGGTGAACGCGAGGGAGAGGGGTGTGCACACCTGCCTTGCGTGCGGAAAGACCAATTCGGCCCGCCCGATCGTCCGGAGGGTCGTCACCGGGAGCGACGCCATGGGATCGGTCCTCGTGACCGAACTCTTCGCGCACATCCCCCTCCGCGAGATCAGGGTGAAGAAGGAGCCGCGCGTGGCCGACCCCGAGTGGGGTGTTGTGACAGCGGAGGGGGCAGATGAACCGCGCACGGCGAGGAGAGCGAGGAAACTGCTCGTCTTCTCGGACAGCCGGCAGGACGCTGCCTTCTTCGCGCCATACCTCATGAGGACGTACCACCAGATTCAAAAGAGGGCCCTCCTCCTCCAGATTCTCAAGAAATACCAAAAGAGCATCATTGCGAACCAGTGGTCTTTGAATGATTTCGTATTGTCGCTCGTGCTCGAGATAAAAACCCTCTCCCTCTGCGATCACGACCGTTCCAACCAGGAGATCGAGAACATCGCGTGGAAGTGGCTGCTCGACGAGTTCTTCTCGTTCGAGGACCGCATCAGCCTTGCGCAGCTTGGTCTCCTCGACTTCATGCCAGTGAGACCACCCGGTATCGGCATGTTCAGAATCCCGCTCAAGGAGAGCCCATGGAACCTCTCTGACGACGAGATCTGGACCCTTCTTGCCATCCTCCTCACCACGCTCAAGAAGAAGAGAGCCTTCCACTTGCCTGAGACGGTGCGCGGGGACCGCGACATCCTCGGACCAAGCGGGGCACCCGCCTATGTCCGGCTCAAAACACGGGGGACGCGGACACAGATTTCCACGTGGGTGCCTCAGGGCCAGAAAACGAACCAGAGGCTTGACTTCATCACCCGCCTCGCCGCGCGGCTCGGGGTTACCCTCCCCGAATCGGGGGCGGGGAGCGCGCGGGACATCCTCGAAAAACTCTGGACACACGTCCTTTCGCCGGGAAGTCCCGGATCGCATTTCGAGAGGTTCTTTACGGACCAGAACCTCGGGACCGAGGGGATCGCGTACCAGCTCTCTCTCTCCCCGTGGGTTGCTCGCTCCCCCCTCCTCGACAGTGAGACGGTGTGGTACAGGTGCGACACGTGCCACAAGGTCACCCCCCACAACCTCCGCGGGGTCTGCCCGACGTTCCGGTGCCCGGGGGCCCTCCAAAAGATAAACCCCTCGGAGGTATTCGGGGAGAACCACTACTTCCAGCTCTACACGGGGACCACGCCGAAACGGTTCCTCGCGAGGGAGCACACGGCCCAGCTCGCGCGGTCCTACGCGACGAAGGTCCAGTCCGACTTCATCAACGGCGAGGTGGACGTCCTCTCGTGCTCGACGACGTTCGAGCTTGGCGTGGACGTCGGGGAGTTAGAATCGGTCTTCTTACGCAACATGCCCCCCCGGCCCGCAAACTACATCCAGAGGGCGGGGAGGGCCGGGAGGAGGACGGACTCGACCGCGTTCTGCCTCACGTTCTGCCAGCTCAAGTCCCACGACTTCCACTACTTTCAGGATCCGGCACAGATGGTCCGGGGGAAGGTATCCCCGCCGTTCTTCGATATCAGGAACGAGAAGATCGTGCGGCGCCACATGCTCGCAATGGCCCTCTCCGCGTTCTGGAGGGCCCCGGAGTACACGCGTTTCTTCGGGACGGTGAACGAGTTCTTCTTCGGCGAGGGTCCGACTGGCCCCGAGCTCTTCCGGGAGTTCCTCAGGAAAAAACCGGCGGCGCTCCTCTCCGCGTTCCGCGAGGTGGTCCCCGAGGGCCTCGCGTACCTCCTCGACGACGCGGACGGGGAGTGGCGGTTCGCCGCGGAGATGTTCGACCCGGAGAGGGGGCCGTTCTCCCTCGCGACGAGGGAGATCCGCAGTGACATCGAGGCGCTCGGGAGGGCCAGGAGAGACCTCTTCCAGAAGGGCAAGAAGACCGACCACATCCTCAACATCCAGAACATGCTCCTTGGCAAGCGGGTCATCGACTACCTCGCGTCGCGCAACGTCCTGCCGAAGTACGGGTTCCCCGTGGACGTCGTCGAGCTCGCGGTCTACTCCCGCGAAGGGGCCAACCTCGACCTCACGCGCGACATGAAGATCGCCCTCTCGGAGTACGCGCCCGGAGGCGAGGTGGTCGCGGACGGGAAACTGTGGAAATCCCGGTACGTGAAGAGGCTGACCCGTTTCGAAATGGATCTCGAGCAGAAGTACTACGTCATCTGCCAGAATTGCAGCTGGTACAAGACGTCGTTTAAAGAGGAGGACATCCCGGATGTCTGCGAGGCGTGCGAGACCCCCCTCAATCTCCCACGCAGGCTGATCAAGCCTGCTTTCGGTTTCATCGCGGACTGGGATGGTTCGTCCCCTGTGGGGATGAAGAGACCGGAGAGGACGTACTCAACGAGGGTCTTCTACACGGGGGAGAGCGAGGAGAAGGTCACTATCCCCCTCCCCCTCCCCGACGGCCGAACCCGCCTGATCGCAACGAACGCGGAGAACGGGCGCTTTGGGATCCTCAATTTCGGGAAGAACCGGGCCGGTTTCAAGATCTGTAGCCTCTGCGGGTACACGGTGCCGGGCGACAAGGACGTGCCAAAGACGCACAAGACGCCGTTTGGCGAGCAGTGTCGCGGCGGCGTGTTCGAGACGTTCGACCTCGGCCACGAGTACCTGACGGACATGGTCAAGCTGGTCTTTGAGAATTACGACCCCGCCGTCCCGAACGCGGAGGGGATCGGGTTCTGGCAGTCCCTCCTCTACGGCATCCTCGACGGCGTCTCCGACTGCCTCGACATCGAGAGGAACGACATCGACGGCTGCATCTACTTCGAGAGGGGGAGGAGGACGGCACTCGTCCTCTTCGACGCGGTGCCGGGCGGCGCGGGGCACGTCCAGAGGATCGCAAACGAGGGCAGGCTCATCGAGGTGCTCGAGAGGACCCTTTGGAACCTCTCGCGGTGCGCGTGCGGGGGCGAGGAGGGCGATGCGAGCTGCTACGGGTGCCTGCGGAACTACGAGAACCAGTACTGCCACCCGAACCTGAAGAGGGCCCCTGTCATCCGGTTTCTCGCCCGTTGCCTGGAGAAGACGACGTAG
- a CDS encoding WD40 repeat domain-containing protein: MFPRRAAALCLACLFLSLPAAAATGPGWTFSPPRGKISGFAVSGDGAYTAVGTTMGRLVLLDGSGAVLWEKQFAGPLAVALDGAGTMVVAAESESREKMKGTLRGFTTGGAPLWVTHPGYICGFAAAADLSRTAVGTSQGEVVVYDREGCVAWREADLFKPWSTSCVALSPDGKFLAYALHEATPALYLVDLSSHRKKALKVHSATYGSPIRAARFSADGKTLLCVQGEGSTDTVALFSTGGTLLWKRSLPRVTAAEFADAGEAIVAGSADGTVRVLDKGGNVTLSRDVGSPVLSLAVTPDGAAILAGTERDGIVALSRGNETLWQCVPDRFPWAAVTALAVAGNGTRVVAVVNGNEVIALSRENDAGRGGDPAGGTGSGEEEGSPAKKDNVAAREPVPSGDGGEVTNATGTPSPGPGVGAGERRGCLLPGLPGITRDTPANRSDLFATLVAGLEGGLGGRPRGN, translated from the coding sequence ATGTTCCCGCGGAGAGCCGCCGCCCTGTGCCTCGCCTGCCTCTTTCTCTCCCTCCCTGCCGCCGCGGCGACCGGGCCCGGGTGGACGTTCTCTCCCCCCCGCGGGAAGATCTCGGGGTTCGCGGTCTCGGGCGACGGCGCGTACACCGCGGTCGGGACGACGATGGGCCGGCTCGTCCTCCTCGACGGATCAGGCGCGGTCCTCTGGGAGAAGCAGTTCGCAGGACCGCTCGCGGTCGCCCTCGACGGGGCGGGGACGATGGTGGTCGCGGCGGAATCGGAGTCCCGCGAGAAGATGAAGGGCACGCTCCGGGGCTTTACCACGGGCGGCGCCCCCCTCTGGGTCACCCACCCGGGGTACATCTGCGGCTTTGCGGCCGCGGCGGACCTCTCGCGCACCGCCGTCGGGACATCACAGGGGGAGGTCGTGGTCTACGACCGCGAGGGGTGTGTCGCGTGGCGCGAGGCCGACCTCTTCAAGCCGTGGAGCACAAGCTGCGTCGCCCTCTCCCCCGACGGGAAGTTCCTCGCCTACGCGCTCCACGAGGCGACGCCCGCCCTGTACCTCGTCGACCTCTCGTCCCACAGGAAGAAGGCACTCAAGGTGCACTCCGCGACGTACGGGAGCCCGATCCGGGCCGCGCGGTTCTCTGCCGACGGTAAGACCCTCCTCTGCGTCCAGGGCGAGGGGAGCACGGACACGGTCGCGCTCTTCTCGACGGGGGGCACGCTCCTCTGGAAACGGTCCCTCCCGCGCGTGACCGCCGCGGAGTTCGCGGACGCGGGCGAGGCGATCGTCGCCGGGTCGGCAGACGGGACCGTGCGCGTCCTCGACAAGGGGGGCAACGTCACCCTCTCGCGGGACGTGGGGAGCCCTGTCCTCTCCCTCGCGGTCACGCCGGACGGGGCCGCGATCCTCGCGGGGACGGAGAGGGACGGGATCGTCGCCCTCTCCCGCGGGAACGAGACGCTCTGGCAGTGTGTCCCCGACCGGTTCCCGTGGGCCGCGGTCACCGCCCTCGCCGTCGCGGGGAACGGCACGCGGGTCGTCGCGGTCGTGAACGGGAACGAGGTGATCGCGCTCTCGCGGGAGAACGACGCGGGACGCGGGGGCGACCCGGCCGGAGGCACGGGGAGCGGGGAGGAGGAGGGATCGCCCGCTAAGAAGGACAACGTGGCGGCGCGAGAACCGGTCCCGTCCGGGGATGGCGGGGAAGTCACGAACGCGACGGGGACACCGTCCCCGGGCCCGGGGGTCGGCGCGGGGGAGAGGAGGGGGTGTCTGCTCCCCGGACTCCCGGGGATCACGAGGGATACACCCGCAAACAGGAGTGACCTCTTCGCAACCCTCGTCGCGGGGCTCGAGGGGGGACTCGGCGGCCGCCCGCGGGGGAACTGA
- the cas2e gene encoding type I-E CRISPR-associated endoribonuclease Cas2e, producing MEVFIIRMGLMVIVTENAPPALRGRLALWLIEIRAGVYIGNYSSRVREMIWKQVILGLGKGSAVMAWHAPNDAGYDFDTVGVNRRIPRDMDGVKLISFLPEKKPEKRSKD from the coding sequence ATGGAGGTTTTCATAATTCGCATGGGTCTCATGGTGATCGTGACCGAGAATGCCCCTCCCGCTCTCAGGGGGAGACTTGCTTTATGGCTCATCGAGATCCGGGCGGGGGTGTACATCGGTAATTATTCAAGCAGGGTCAGAGAGATGATCTGGAAGCAGGTCATCCTCGGCCTTGGCAAGGGGAGTGCAGTGATGGCATGGCATGCCCCCAACGACGCGGGGTACGATTTCGACACGGTCGGAGTGAACAGGAGGATTCCGCGTGACATGGACGGAGTGAAGTTAATCTCGTTCCTGCCGGAGAAGAAACCGGAGAAGAGATCGAAAGACTGA
- the cas1e gene encoding type I-E CRISPR-associated endonuclease Cas1e, with the protein MPPIPPHVPSIPLKERTSLLFLEYGELDVIDGAFVLVDARGVRVQIPIGGVACLMLEPGTRVSHAAAKLAAQAGCLLVWVGEAGVRLYSAGYPGGARSDRLLYQASIALDPEGRRRVVRKMFEIRFGEHLDPSLSINQMRGLEGVRVRNLYEEFARRYRVRWEGRRYDPHNWSAADLPNRCLSAGTACLYGIVEAGILAAGYSPSIGFLHTGNPLSFVFDIADLFKFETVVPAAFEVAGSRPVHPERQVRQRCRDLFREQNILERIIPTIQEVLAASGMPMPKPYEDAVLPAFEKEDEDFE; encoded by the coding sequence ATGCCCCCCATCCCACCCCATGTCCCCTCCATTCCCCTCAAGGAGCGGACATCACTCCTCTTCCTCGAGTACGGCGAGCTGGACGTGATCGACGGCGCGTTCGTGCTCGTCGACGCGCGGGGCGTCCGCGTCCAGATCCCGATAGGGGGCGTCGCGTGCCTCATGCTCGAGCCGGGGACGAGGGTCTCGCACGCCGCCGCGAAACTCGCCGCGCAGGCCGGGTGCCTCCTCGTGTGGGTCGGGGAGGCCGGGGTCCGCCTCTATTCCGCCGGGTACCCCGGTGGCGCGCGGTCCGACCGCCTGCTCTACCAGGCTTCCATCGCCCTCGACCCGGAGGGGCGCCGCCGCGTTGTCCGGAAGATGTTTGAGATACGGTTCGGGGAGCATCTCGATCCATCCCTGTCCATCAACCAGATGCGCGGCCTCGAGGGGGTGCGGGTGCGGAACCTGTACGAGGAATTTGCCCGGCGCTACAGGGTCCGGTGGGAAGGGAGGCGGTACGATCCGCACAACTGGTCCGCGGCCGACCTCCCCAACAGGTGCCTGAGCGCGGGGACGGCCTGCCTCTACGGTATCGTCGAGGCAGGGATCCTCGCTGCCGGGTACTCGCCGTCCATCGGGTTCCTCCACACCGGGAACCCCCTCTCCTTTGTCTTTGACATCGCCGACCTCTTCAAGTTCGAGACCGTCGTTCCCGCCGCCTTCGAGGTCGCGGGTTCCCGGCCGGTCCACCCCGAGCGGCAGGTGCGGCAGAGATGCAGGGACCTCTTCCGGGAACAGAATATCCTCGAGCGGATCATCCCCACCATCCAAGAGGTCCTCGCTGCGAGCGGGATGCCAATGCCCAAGCCGTACGAGGACGCGGTGCTGCCGGCCTTCGAGAAGGAGGACGAGGACTTCGAGTAA